The following coding sequences lie in one Danio rerio strain Tuebingen ecotype United States chromosome 25, GRCz12tu, whole genome shotgun sequence genomic window:
- the LOC110438332 gene encoding paraneoplastic antigen Ma1 homolog — protein sequence MEVSEIIAWCRDKDVGLDKVIILSNVPTDCEDRVIYNVLDTALGVGKCKVLGCRLDKNKEFQFVLIEFDDDISKTSIPAEIGGPEVGLWYTQVVCVAAEAPKKSKEDEFQTKLNLFLQNEGKSLADISSLASPAPDLNTKLVEAINSLVQTCHVASSEERGIYRKLRPFSGFIPTPLGEDEFEIWVEQTTHILEEWQCSDNVKKQKLVECLRGPAADIVRFEKTGNSAATYSDYLSVLESAFGSTEDAADLMLKFRSTYQNEGEKLSAYILRLDRLLHSMLRKKGIEYSALNHLRMQQIVRGALAGDMVAMRLRMTHKLCEPPSFNELMKEVREEENMVSSRRTLPSNVAMSVVPTTKKDSSANSGTVDSEVEKLKKEIRGLKNEVSRLSAAAKEPVAHDRPAMHSLAAVADFKTPTRTVTKANIFCYRCGEDGHLKRDCKNDENLRKVNQRLIRMRQSSGNFSGAQ from the coding sequence atggaggttAGTGAGATTATTGCTTGGTGCAGAGACAAAGATGTGGGTCTTGACAAAGTTATTATTCTTAGCAATGTGCCTACAGACTGTGAGGACAGAGTGATCTATAATGTACTAGATACTGCTCTGGGAGTTGGTAAATGCAAAGTGCTTGGTTGTCGCTTAGATAAAAATAAGGAATTTCAATTTGTTTTGATTGAATTTGATGATGACATATCCAAGACATCTATCCCTGCAGAGATTGGAGGACCTGAAGTAGGTCTCTGGTACACACAGGTTGTGTGTGTTGCAGCTGAAGCTCCTAAAAAGAGCAAGGAAGATGAATTTCAGACTAAGTTGAATTTGTTCCTTCAAAACGAAGGAAAATCATTAGCTGACATTTCAAGTTTGGCATCTCCTGCTCCTGACCTCAACACTAAGCTGGTCGAGGCCATAAACTCCCTTGTTCAAACATGTCATGTGGCTTCATCTGAGGAGAGAGGGATATATAGAAAGCTGCGCCCTTTTTCAGGGTTTATACCAACTCCTCTTGGGGAAGATGAGTTTGAGATTTGGGTGGAGCAGACTACACACATTTTGGAAGAGTGGCAGTGCTCTGATAATGTTAAGAAGCAGAAACTAGTAGAGTGCCTCAGAGGTCCTGCAGCAGATATTGTAAGATTTGAAAAGACTGGCAACTCAGCCGCTACTTATAGTGACTATCTTAGTGTACTAGAGTCAGCATTTGGCAGTACTGAGGATGCTGCAGATTTAATGCTTAAATTTCGAAGCACATACCAGAATGAAGGAGAGAAGCTGTCAGCCTACATATTGAGGTTGGACAGGCTGCTCCATAGCATGCTGCGGAAAAAGGGAATTGAGTATTCTGCTCTTAATCATCTTAGAATGCAGCAAATAGTCAGAGGTGCCCTGGCAGGTGACATGGTGGCTATGCGTTTGAGGATGACCCACAAGCTTTGTGAGCCACCTTCTTTCAACGAGTTAATGAAGGAGGTTAGAGAAGAAGAAAATATGGTCAGCAGTAGGCGCACCTTACCATCTAATGTTGCCATGTCTGTAGTGCCCACTACCAAGAAGGATTCGTCTGCTAACAGTGGTACTGTCGACTCAGAAGTAGAAAAGTTAAAGAAGGAGATTAGGGGGCTGAAAAATGAGGTGTCTCGGTTGTCAGCTGCAGCCAAAGAACCTGTAGCCCATGATCGTCCAGCCATGCACAGTCTGGCTGCTGTTGCTGACTTTAAAACTCCAACACGTACAGTAACCAAAGCCAACATATTTTGCTACAGATGCGGGGAAGATGGGCATCTTAAGCGGGACTGTAAAAACGATGAAAATCTCAGGAAAGTAAACCAGCGACTCATCAGAATGAGACAATCTTCGGGAAACTTCTCCGGGGCTCAGTAA